A single window of Microbacterium oryzae DNA harbors:
- the pyk gene encoding pyruvate kinase: MRRAKIVATLGPATSTKETVRSLIEAGLDVARLNLSHGDYTVHDNNFANVRAAAEEAGKPVAILVDLQGPKIRLGKFADGPHELAEGDIFKITTEDILGTKEIVGTTFKGLPQDVKPGDMLLIDDGKVRVKVVETDGTVVTTEVIVAGAVSNNKGINLPGVAVNVPALSEKDEADLRYGLRNGADIIALSFVRSGKDVQRVHVIMAEEGRRVPVIAKIEKPQAVENLEEIIDAFDGIMVARGDLGVELPLEAVPIVQKQAVELARRMAKPVIVATQMLESMISSPVPTRAETSDVANAVLDGADAVMLSGETSVGDYPAITVQTMARIVESTEDHGLERIAPLTNKPRTQGGAITLAAIEVADFVDAKFLCVFTQSGDSARRMARLRSPRRMIAFTQDEAIRRRMALTWGIRSALVEQVEHTDRMFLQVDDYLLSHDLAKVGDKVIVISGSPPGISGSTNDLRVHRVGDAVHGAAPVYKQG; the protein is encoded by the coding sequence TTGAGACGAGCCAAGATCGTCGCCACGCTGGGTCCGGCCACCTCGACGAAGGAGACCGTGCGGTCTCTCATCGAGGCCGGACTCGACGTGGCGCGCCTCAACCTCAGCCACGGTGACTACACCGTGCACGACAACAACTTCGCGAACGTGCGCGCCGCGGCCGAGGAGGCGGGCAAGCCCGTCGCCATCCTCGTCGACCTGCAGGGGCCGAAGATCCGTCTGGGCAAGTTCGCCGACGGACCGCACGAGCTCGCCGAGGGCGACATCTTCAAGATCACCACCGAGGACATCCTCGGCACCAAGGAGATCGTCGGCACCACGTTCAAGGGGCTGCCGCAGGACGTCAAGCCCGGCGACATGCTGCTCATCGACGACGGCAAGGTGCGCGTCAAGGTCGTCGAGACCGACGGCACGGTCGTGACCACCGAGGTGATCGTCGCCGGCGCGGTGTCGAACAACAAGGGCATCAACCTGCCCGGCGTCGCGGTGAACGTGCCGGCCCTCAGCGAGAAGGACGAGGCGGACCTTCGCTACGGCCTCCGCAACGGCGCCGACATCATCGCGCTGTCCTTCGTGCGCAGCGGCAAGGACGTCCAGCGCGTCCACGTCATCATGGCGGAGGAGGGGCGCCGCGTCCCCGTCATCGCCAAGATCGAGAAGCCGCAGGCCGTCGAGAACCTCGAGGAGATCATCGACGCATTCGACGGCATCATGGTCGCCCGCGGCGATCTCGGCGTCGAGCTGCCGCTCGAGGCCGTGCCGATCGTGCAGAAGCAGGCCGTCGAGCTCGCCCGCCGCATGGCGAAGCCCGTCATCGTCGCCACGCAGATGCTCGAGTCCATGATCTCGAGCCCCGTGCCCACGCGCGCGGAGACGAGCGACGTCGCCAACGCCGTCCTCGACGGCGCCGACGCGGTCATGCTCTCGGGCGAGACGAGCGTCGGAGACTACCCCGCGATCACGGTGCAGACCATGGCGCGGATCGTGGAGTCGACCGAGGACCACGGCCTCGAGCGCATCGCCCCGCTGACGAACAAGCCCCGCACGCAGGGCGGCGCGATCACGCTCGCCGCGATCGAGGTCGCCGACTTCGTCGACGCGAAGTTCCTCTGCGTCTTCACGCAGTCGGGCGACTCCGCTCGCCGGATGGCGCGGCTCCGCTCGCCGCGACGCATGATCGCCTTCACGCAGGACGAGGCCATCCGCCGTCGGATGGCCCTCACATGGGGCATCCGGTCGGCGCTCGTCGAGCAGGTCGAGCACACGGACCGCATGTTCCTGCAGGTGGATGACTACCTCCTGTCCCACGACCTCGCGAAGGTCGGCGACAAGGTCATCGTCATCTCCGGGTCCCCTCCCGGGATCTCCGGCTCGACGAACGACCTGCGCGTGCACCGTGTCGGCGACGCCGTCCACGGCGCCGCTCCGGTCTACAAGCAGGGCTGA
- a CDS encoding ANTAR domain-containing response regulator, with product MVTEEQTEKSTATAPRRVVVAEDESLIRLDIVEILRDNGYDVVGEAGDGETAVQLATELRPDLVIMDVKMPQLDGISAAEKLSKNHIAPVVLLTAFSQKELVERASEAGALAYVVKPFTPNDLLPAIEIALARHDQIITLEAEVGDMVERFETRKLVDRAKGLLNEKMGLSEPEAFRWIQKASMDRRLTMQDVAKAIIEQLAPKKG from the coding sequence ATCGTGACCGAAGAGCAGACCGAGAAGAGCACCGCGACGGCGCCCCGTCGTGTGGTGGTCGCCGAAGACGAGTCCCTGATCCGCCTCGACATCGTGGAGATCCTCCGCGACAACGGGTACGACGTCGTGGGCGAGGCCGGCGACGGCGAGACCGCGGTGCAGCTGGCTACGGAACTGCGGCCCGACCTCGTCATCATGGACGTGAAGATGCCGCAGCTCGACGGCATCAGCGCCGCCGAGAAGCTCAGCAAGAACCACATCGCGCCCGTCGTGCTGCTGACCGCGTTCAGCCAGAAGGAGCTCGTGGAGCGCGCCAGCGAGGCCGGCGCTCTGGCGTACGTGGTGAAGCCGTTCACGCCGAACGACCTCCTCCCCGCGATCGAGATCGCGCTCGCGCGTCACGACCAGATCATCACGCTCGAGGCCGAGGTGGGCGACATGGTCGAGCGCTTCGAGACCCGCAAGCTCGTCGACCGCGCGAAGGGCCTCCTCAACGAGAAGATGGGCCTTTCCGAGCCCGAGGCGTTCCGCTGGATCCAGAAGGCGTCGATGGACCGCCGCCTGACCATGCAGGATGTCGCGAAGGCGATCATCGAGCAGCTCGCCCCCAAGAAGGGCTGA
- a CDS encoding sulfite exporter TauE/SafE family protein — MNEIVRPRLLPLILVGIAGGLLSGLFGIGGGTIIVPALVLWLSMPQRLSAGTSVAAILPTAIVGAATYAIQGHVDWVAGLCLAIGIVVGAQVGSHLLQKVPVGALRWGFMAFLAVVIVSLWFVVPQRSDSIEIGFWSVAGLVVTGFITGILSGLLGVGGGIIVVPVLMFFFGSSDLIAKGTSLLMMIPGSLSGTIGNLRRQNVDLRAATAVGLSACVFAPVGTTFAVWIDPFWGNVAFSLYLVFIVGQMLVRTLRSRKA; from the coding sequence ATGAACGAAATCGTCCGCCCGCGACTCCTCCCGCTCATCCTCGTCGGCATCGCCGGCGGCCTGCTGTCCGGGCTCTTCGGCATCGGGGGAGGGACGATCATCGTCCCCGCGCTCGTGCTCTGGCTCTCGATGCCGCAGCGACTGTCGGCAGGCACCTCGGTAGCCGCCATCCTCCCGACAGCCATCGTCGGCGCCGCGACCTACGCCATCCAGGGTCATGTGGACTGGGTCGCCGGGCTCTGCCTCGCGATCGGCATCGTCGTGGGAGCGCAGGTCGGCAGCCATCTCCTGCAGAAGGTGCCAGTGGGCGCTCTGCGCTGGGGATTCATGGCTTTCCTCGCGGTCGTCATCGTCAGCCTGTGGTTCGTGGTGCCGCAGCGATCGGACTCGATCGAGATCGGATTCTGGAGCGTGGCGGGCCTCGTCGTCACCGGCTTCATCACCGGGATCCTGTCGGGGCTCCTGGGGGTCGGCGGCGGCATCATCGTCGTGCCCGTGCTGATGTTCTTCTTCGGCTCCAGCGACCTCATCGCCAAGGGCACGTCGCTGCTCATGATGATCCCGGGGTCGCTGTCGGGGACGATCGGCAACCTCCGACGTCAGAACGTCGACCTGCGCGCAGCCACCGCCGTGGGCCTTTCGGCCTGCGTCTTCGCACCGGTCGGCACCACGTTCGCCGTGTGGATCGACCCGTTCTGGGGGAATGTCGCCTTCTCGCTCTACCTCGTCTTCATCGTCGGGCAGATGCTCGTCCGCACGCTCCGCTCCCGGAAGGCGTAG
- a CDS encoding glutamate synthase subunit beta, with amino-acid sequence MADPKGFLKTTERELPARRPVPVRILDWKEVYEPGDSAVLRRQAGRCMDCGVPFCHQGCPLGNLIPEWNDLMWRGEGRTAIERLHATNNFPEFTGRLCPAPCESSCVLGINQPPVTIKQVEVSTIDQAFANGWVEPEPPARLTGKTVAVVGSGPAGLAAAQQLTRAGHTVAVYERDDRIGGLLRYGIPDFKMEKRHLEARLRQMQDEGTRFRAGVTIGVDISWDDLRARYDAVVVATGATAPRELPIPGRELDGVHFAMEYLVESNKVVAGDTVPNQITADGKHVVVIGGGDTGADCIGTAHRQGALSVTNLAIGKRPSDERPGHQPWPMMPQVFEVSSAHEEGGERHFLASTVEFVGNDAGEVRALVVADTEFVDGRRVPKPGTEREIPADLVLIAMGFTGPEREHLEEQLRTQFTTRGVVERDSSFQSSTPGVFVAGDAGRGQSLIVWAIAEGRSVAAEVDTFLMGQTQLPAPVAPTDIAIGV; translated from the coding sequence GTGGCTGACCCCAAGGGCTTTCTGAAGACCACGGAGCGCGAGCTGCCCGCTCGCCGCCCCGTGCCCGTGCGCATCCTCGACTGGAAGGAGGTGTACGAGCCGGGCGACTCGGCCGTGCTCCGCCGCCAGGCCGGGCGCTGCATGGACTGCGGCGTGCCGTTCTGCCACCAAGGATGCCCGCTGGGCAACCTCATCCCGGAGTGGAACGACCTGATGTGGCGCGGCGAGGGCCGCACCGCCATCGAGCGCCTGCATGCGACGAACAACTTCCCGGAGTTCACCGGTCGCCTGTGCCCGGCGCCCTGCGAGAGCTCGTGCGTGCTGGGCATCAACCAGCCGCCGGTGACGATCAAGCAGGTCGAGGTCTCGACCATCGACCAGGCCTTCGCGAACGGATGGGTCGAGCCTGAGCCGCCCGCGCGTCTCACCGGCAAGACGGTCGCGGTCGTCGGCTCCGGCCCGGCCGGCCTCGCCGCCGCCCAGCAGCTCACCCGCGCCGGCCACACGGTGGCCGTGTACGAGCGCGACGACCGCATCGGCGGGCTCCTGCGCTACGGCATCCCCGACTTCAAGATGGAGAAGCGCCACCTCGAGGCGCGCCTGCGTCAGATGCAGGACGAGGGCACCCGCTTCCGCGCGGGCGTCACCATCGGCGTGGACATCTCGTGGGACGACCTGCGTGCACGTTACGACGCTGTCGTGGTCGCCACCGGCGCCACGGCTCCCCGCGAGCTGCCCATCCCCGGGCGGGAGCTCGACGGCGTCCACTTCGCCATGGAGTACCTCGTGGAGTCCAACAAGGTGGTCGCGGGCGATACCGTCCCGAACCAGATCACGGCCGACGGCAAGCACGTCGTCGTGATCGGCGGCGGCGACACCGGCGCGGACTGCATCGGCACCGCTCACCGCCAGGGCGCGCTCAGCGTGACCAACCTCGCCATCGGCAAGCGCCCATCCGATGAGCGGCCGGGCCACCAGCCCTGGCCGATGATGCCGCAGGTGTTCGAAGTGTCCTCGGCGCACGAGGAGGGCGGCGAGCGGCACTTCCTCGCCTCGACGGTCGAGTTCGTCGGCAACGACGCGGGGGAGGTGCGCGCGCTCGTCGTGGCCGACACCGAGTTCGTCGACGGCCGCCGCGTGCCGAAGCCGGGCACCGAGCGCGAGATCCCCGCGGACCTCGTCCTCATCGCGATGGGCTTCACCGGCCCCGAGCGCGAGCACCTCGAGGAGCAGCTGCGGACGCAGTTCACCACGCGCGGCGTCGTCGAGCGCGACAGCTCGTTCCAGTCCTCGACCCCGGGCGTCTTCGTCGCGGGCGACGCGGGCCGCGGGCAGTCGCTCATCGTCTGGGCGATCGCCGAGGGGCGCTCCGTCGCCGCCGAGGTGGACACCTTCCTGATGGGGCAGACGCAGCTGCCCGCACCCGTCGCGCCGACCGACATCGCGATCGGCGTCTGA
- a CDS encoding hotdog fold thioesterase, with the protein MTDAADGLAWARERGLGALAERMGIELTEFSVERSVATMPVEGNTQPVGLLHGGAYVVLGESLGSMSANLFAGPDRLAVGIDINATHTSSAVRGRVTGICTPIHLGRSLTVHEIVVTNEDGRRCSTIRITNMIKDAPASGS; encoded by the coding sequence ATGACGGACGCGGCCGACGGACTCGCCTGGGCTCGGGAGCGAGGGCTCGGAGCCCTCGCCGAGCGGATGGGCATCGAGCTCACGGAGTTCTCCGTCGAGCGGTCGGTCGCGACGATGCCCGTCGAGGGCAACACGCAGCCGGTCGGCCTGCTCCATGGCGGGGCATACGTCGTGCTCGGCGAGTCGCTCGGGTCCATGTCGGCGAATCTCTTCGCCGGGCCGGACCGCCTCGCGGTCGGCATCGACATCAACGCCACGCACACGTCGTCCGCGGTCCGCGGCCGCGTCACCGGCATCTGCACGCCCATCCACCTCGGCCGGTCGCTGACGGTTCACGAGATCGTCGTGACGAACGAGGATGGCCGGCGCTGCTCGACCATCCGCATCACGAACATGATCAAGGACGCCCCGGCTTCCGGAAGCTGA
- the polA gene encoding DNA polymerase I encodes MTDSTKPTLLVVDGHSLAFRAFFALPVENFSTSDGQHTNAVHGFLSMFINLLRDEKPTHVAVAFDVSRESFRTREYAEYKGTRSETPKEFSGQIPLLQECLRAMNVTVLEKPDFEADDILATLATRGAEAGWNVLVCSGDRDTLQLVNEDVTVLYPSVQGVSKLKRYDPPAVVEKYGLPPEMYPDIAALVGETSDNLPGVPKVGEKTAVKWLTQFGSLDALLDGADTIKGVVGNNLREHIEDVRRNRRLNRLLRDVELPVELDELKREAIDAQALRDVFARLEFRALLSRVLQVTETADDDGAAVEPAAEAPAPTELTAADLAAWVAAAEGEIGVTVVIDGGLPTRIGLATAQAVVEADWRDEVRDALSGWLSSDAPKVLADAKPQVKALRRAGADVAGLAFDVVLGGWLLRPSFPDKTLANLVDTYLQEKLPEADPSQLVPENEGATPGQRSWFTVRVATALRDAMPEPVQSVLVDIEMPTLLALADMELSGVAVSHDKLSGFSAELGSRAQQLALDAYATIGHEVNLGSPKQLQEVLFVELDLPKTRKTKTGYTTDAGALAELQEKADHPFLGLLLAHREATKLKQIIDGLDLAIGDDGRVRTTYVQTGSQTGRLSSTDPNLQNIPVRTEESRRIRSAFEVGEGYQTLLTADYSQIEMRIMAHLSGDPGLIEAFNAGEDLHRFVGARVFGVTPEEVSSEMRSKVKAMSYGLVYGLSAFGLSKQLRIEQSEAKTLMLEYFARFGAVRDYLRASVEKARVDGYTETIFGRRRPFPDLTSPNRVLRENAERAALNAPIQGSAADIMKIALFGVHQDLLGMRSRLLLQIHDEIVVEVAPGEADDVERIVRDRMAGAAQLTVPLDVQIGHGADWTEAAH; translated from the coding sequence GTGACGGACTCCACGAAGCCTACTCTGCTCGTCGTCGACGGCCATTCGCTCGCCTTCCGGGCGTTCTTCGCCCTCCCGGTCGAGAACTTCTCCACCTCGGACGGTCAGCACACCAACGCGGTGCACGGCTTCCTGTCGATGTTCATCAACCTCCTGCGCGACGAGAAGCCCACGCACGTCGCGGTGGCCTTCGACGTGTCGCGCGAATCGTTCCGCACGCGGGAGTACGCGGAGTACAAGGGCACGCGCTCGGAGACCCCGAAGGAGTTCTCGGGCCAGATCCCGCTCCTGCAGGAGTGCCTGCGGGCCATGAACGTCACCGTGCTGGAGAAGCCCGACTTCGAAGCGGACGACATCCTCGCCACCCTCGCGACGCGCGGTGCGGAAGCGGGCTGGAACGTGCTCGTCTGCTCGGGCGACCGCGACACCCTGCAGCTCGTGAATGAGGACGTCACGGTCCTCTACCCGTCGGTGCAGGGGGTGTCGAAGCTCAAGCGCTACGACCCGCCGGCGGTCGTGGAGAAGTACGGCCTGCCGCCCGAGATGTACCCCGACATCGCCGCGCTCGTGGGCGAGACGAGCGACAACCTGCCGGGCGTCCCCAAGGTGGGGGAGAAGACCGCGGTCAAGTGGCTCACTCAGTTCGGCTCCCTCGACGCGCTGCTCGACGGCGCCGACACCATCAAGGGCGTGGTCGGCAACAACCTGCGCGAGCACATCGAGGACGTGCGCCGCAACCGCCGCCTCAACCGGCTCCTCCGCGACGTCGAGCTCCCGGTCGAGCTCGACGAGCTGAAGCGCGAGGCCATCGACGCGCAGGCGCTCCGCGACGTCTTCGCGCGCCTCGAGTTCCGCGCGCTTCTCAGCCGCGTGCTGCAGGTGACCGAGACGGCCGATGACGACGGCGCCGCCGTGGAGCCGGCCGCCGAGGCGCCCGCGCCGACCGAGCTGACCGCCGCCGACCTCGCCGCCTGGGTGGCGGCGGCCGAAGGGGAGATCGGCGTCACGGTCGTCATCGACGGCGGTCTCCCGACCCGGATCGGCCTCGCGACCGCGCAGGCGGTCGTGGAGGCGGACTGGCGCGACGAGGTGCGCGACGCGCTGAGCGGATGGCTCTCGTCTGACGCTCCGAAGGTGCTCGCGGACGCCAAGCCGCAGGTGAAGGCGCTGCGGCGGGCGGGGGCGGACGTCGCCGGTCTCGCCTTCGACGTCGTCCTCGGCGGATGGCTGCTGCGGCCGAGCTTCCCGGACAAGACTCTCGCGAACCTCGTCGACACGTACCTGCAGGAGAAGCTCCCGGAGGCGGATCCCTCGCAGCTCGTCCCCGAGAACGAGGGCGCCACGCCGGGCCAGCGCTCCTGGTTCACGGTGCGCGTGGCGACGGCCCTCCGCGACGCCATGCCCGAGCCCGTGCAGTCGGTGCTCGTCGACATCGAGATGCCGACGCTCCTCGCGCTGGCGGACATGGAGCTGTCCGGCGTCGCCGTCTCGCACGACAAGCTCTCGGGCTTCTCGGCGGAGCTCGGCTCCCGCGCGCAGCAGCTCGCGCTCGACGCGTACGCCACCATCGGCCACGAGGTGAACCTGGGCTCGCCGAAGCAGCTGCAGGAGGTGCTCTTCGTCGAGCTGGACCTGCCGAAGACGCGCAAGACGAAGACCGGGTACACGACCGACGCCGGCGCGCTCGCCGAGCTGCAGGAAAAGGCCGACCATCCGTTCCTCGGTCTGCTTCTCGCGCACCGCGAGGCGACGAAGCTCAAGCAGATCATCGACGGGCTCGACCTCGCGATCGGCGATGACGGGCGGGTGCGCACGACGTACGTGCAGACGGGATCGCAGACGGGGCGCCTGTCGAGCACCGACCCGAACCTGCAGAACATCCCGGTCCGCACGGAGGAGTCGCGCCGCATCCGCTCGGCGTTCGAAGTCGGCGAGGGATACCAGACGCTGCTCACGGCGGACTACTCGCAGATCGAGATGCGCATCATGGCGCATCTGTCGGGTGACCCCGGGCTCATCGAGGCGTTCAACGCGGGGGAGGACCTGCACCGCTTCGTCGGCGCGCGCGTCTTCGGCGTCACGCCCGAGGAGGTGTCGAGCGAGATGCGCAGCAAGGTCAAGGCGATGTCGTACGGCCTCGTCTACGGCCTGTCGGCGTTCGGCCTCTCGAAGCAGCTGCGCATCGAGCAGTCCGAGGCGAAGACGCTCATGCTCGAGTACTTCGCGCGCTTCGGCGCCGTGCGCGACTACCTGCGCGCGTCGGTCGAGAAGGCGCGGGTCGACGGCTACACCGAGACGATCTTCGGCCGCCGCCGCCCGTTCCCCGATCTCACGAGCCCCAACCGCGTGCTGCGGGAGAACGCGGAGCGCGCCGCGCTCAACGCGCCCATCCAGGGGTCGGCGGCCGACATCATGAAGATCGCCCTGTTCGGCGTCCATCAGGATCTCCTCGGCATGCGCTCGCGTCTGCTGCTGCAGATCCACGACGAGATCGTCGTCGAGGTCGCCCCGGGGGAGGCGGACGACGTCGAGCGCATCGTCCGCGACCGGATGGCCGGGGCCGCCCAGCTCACCGTGCCGCTCGACGTGCAGATCGGCCACGGCGCCGACTGGACCGAGGCGGCGCACTGA